TACAGGGGAGGCATTAGTTCCGCGAACTCTACGGGTGAACGAACGGTGAGCCGTCCCAAGTGACACGCCCGGCTCATCGCTCAACGCGCGCGCTCTTTCATCGGTGATTAAGGTTAATCATCACGTGAGGTGCTATTTCATATGGTTTACCCCCCAATGGTGGCGCGAGTGCCTGCAGAGCGCCTGCGAAGTGGAGCCGTCCACGGTTGGTGCCCGCGAGATCTCAAGCGCACAAGTGCAGGGGAGTAATGGTGGATCAGTGGGCACGGCGCGAGGACCAGAGGCTGCTCACGGGGAACGGCCGGTATGTCGCCGATATTGAAGTGCCGGGATGTCTCGATGCCGTGTTCGTGAGAAGTAAAGTCGGACACGGCACGCTGCGAGCGGTGGACTGCGGTGCGGCACGGGAGGTTCCCGGGGTGGTGGGGGCCTGGGCCGCCACAGATCTCACAGGTATGCCGCCGTGTGCACACTCGGCCGCCATCTTGCAGGACCTGCCGCCAGTGCCGCACACCGTGCTCGCCAAGCTGTCCTCGGACGAGGCGGTGGTCGGCCGCGAGTGGCCGGCGCTGGTGAAGGACCGCGTGCGGTACGCCGGCGAGGCGGTCGCGGTCGTCCTCGGCGAGGACCGCTACCAGGCCGAGGACGGAGCAGCAGAGGTCACCTTCCAGGTCGACCCGCTGCCCGCAATGGTGACGCCCGCAGCCGCGGCGAAGGACCTCGTCCGCCTTTTCGAGGGGTTGAGCAACATCGCCCTTCAAGGGGAGGCCGGGCAGCCGATCGACGACGGCGTGTGGCAGCAGGCCGCGGCCGTGGTGGAGGGCCGATACCGCCAGAACCTGCTCATGCCCATGCCGATGGAGTGCAGGACGATCCTCGCCATCCCCGAGAAGGACCGTTTGACGGTGTGGTCGGGGCACCAGATGCCGCACCGGCTACGCCGTGAACTGGCCGCGCTGCTGGGCTGGTCGCAGGAACAGGTGCGCGTGGTGGTCCCGGACACGGGCGGCGCGTTCGGCTCCAAGAGCGCCTCCTTCCCGGAGTTCGTCGTCGTGGCCTTCCTGGCCGTCCAACTGCAGCGGCCCGTCCGGTGGATCGAGGACCGGCTGGAATCGATGATGGTGGCGACGCGAGGCCGTGGCCAGGACCAGCACGCCCGGCTCGCCGCGGATGCCGAGGGCCGCCTACTGGCCTACGAGTTGCACATCGATGCCGATGTCGGCGCCTATCCGCACCTCGGTGTGGGCCTGCCGATGCAGACCGCGTGGATGGCAACTGGCCCCTATGTCACTCCTCAGGTCCACGCGACCCTCCGCTCGATCCTCACCAACACCATGCTGACCTACCCCTACCGGGGCGCCGGCCGCCCCGAGGCGGTGATCGCCCTGGAGCGGTCCATGGACACGCTGGCACGGCGGCTGGGCATCGACCCGGCGGAGCTGCGGCGGCGTAACTTCATCCCGCCCGAGAGCTTCCCCTATGAAACGCCCACCGGCCGGCAGTACGACAGCGGTGAATACGCCCGTGCGCTTGACCTGGCCTTGGAGACCATCGGGTACGACACGTGGCGTACCGAACAGGCCCGGCGCCGAACGGACCCGACCGCCAAGCCTCTGGGTATCGGTATCTCCTGCTACGTGGAGCGTTCCGGCGGCGAACCGGGCGGGTTGCACGAGTTCGGCAGCATCGAGGTCGCCGAGGACGGCACCATCACTGTCCGGTTGGGCGCGGCATCCAGTGGCCAGAGCCACGAGACGGTCTTCCCCGCGCTGGTCGCGAAGTTCCTCTGTGTCGACGAGCACCGCGTTCGGCTGATCGAGGGAGACACTGCCGAGCAGCCCGAGGGACTGGGGTCCTTCGCCAGCCGCACGGCCCAGGTGGCCGGCGCGCTGCTCCAGCACGCCTCCCAGCTGCTCATCGAAGAGGCCCGGAAGAGGGCCGCGGGGCTGTGGGAGCTGCCAGTGGATCAGGTGGAATGGTCAGACGGCACCGTGCAAGCCACCACCAACGGATCGGTCATGGACGTGGGCGAAC
This sequence is a window from Streptomyces sp. NBC_01217. Protein-coding genes within it:
- a CDS encoding xanthine dehydrogenase family protein molybdopterin-binding subunit, with amino-acid sequence MVDQWARREDQRLLTGNGRYVADIEVPGCLDAVFVRSKVGHGTLRAVDCGAAREVPGVVGAWAATDLTGMPPCAHSAAILQDLPPVPHTVLAKLSSDEAVVGREWPALVKDRVRYAGEAVAVVLGEDRYQAEDGAAEVTFQVDPLPAMVTPAAAAKDLVRLFEGLSNIALQGEAGQPIDDGVWQQAAAVVEGRYRQNLLMPMPMECRTILAIPEKDRLTVWSGHQMPHRLRRELAALLGWSQEQVRVVVPDTGGAFGSKSASFPEFVVVAFLAVQLQRPVRWIEDRLESMMVATRGRGQDQHARLAADAEGRLLAYELHIDADVGAYPHLGVGLPMQTAWMATGPYVTPQVHATLRSILTNTMLTYPYRGAGRPEAVIALERSMDTLARRLGIDPAELRRRNFIPPESFPYETPTGRQYDSGEYARALDLALETIGYDTWRTEQARRRTDPTAKPLGIGISCYVERSGGEPGGLHEFGSIEVAEDGTITVRLGAASSGQSHETVFPALVAKFLCVDEHRVRLIEGDTAEQPEGLGSFASRTAQVAGALLQHASQLLIEEARKRAAGLWELPVDQVEWSDGTVQATTNGSVMDVGELVKNTGPLRVEDRFETGMAFPFGTHVAVAEVDPELGTVKLLKIVTVDDCGVVLNPEIVRAQAFGSALQGIGQALYEAIPYDEAGTPLLGNGLLDYLLPTFTEVPPIEVKDTCTPSPSSPLGAKGAGESGCIGLPAAIVNAVVDALRPADPDLLQMPLTPDVVWRAARAPKLEETR